AAAAAGCAGAACAATTAACATCGAATTGTCAAGGCGAGGGCTGTAGCTATGATGAGGTTCTTTTAGCAGGATTAAAAGAGCAGATATTAGCCAGTAAAAAGGATAAAATATTTATTGTACTACACACAAGTACAAGCCATGGGCCTACTTATAGTAAAAAATATCCTGCTCAATTCGAAATGTTTAAACCTGTTTGTAATAGTGTAGAGTTGGGAAAATGTTCTAAGGAGGAACTTGTCAACGCTTATGACAATACTATTGTATATACCGACTATATCCTAAATCGCTTGATAGAAGATTTAAAAGAATTGAAGCAGTACCAAAGTGCGATGCTTTTTGTTTCTGATCATGGTGAATCTTTAGGTGAAAACAATTTATATATGCATGGACTGCCAATGAGTATCGCTCCTAAGGAGCAATATGATATTCCTTTTATCGTTTGGGTTTCTGATCCAGCGAAAGAGCTAAAACCCAATAAAATATTGACCCAGAACCATGTATTTCACAGTGTTCTAAACTTTTTAAATATACAGAGTCCTATTTATGATGAAAATATGGACATCTTTAAATAGCATCCAGACCAATGGTGGGAATCGTTTACAAAAGGCGGAGTATGCGATTGTTTATTGGGGAGTAGGCCTGTAATATAGAATTGTGGCACCACCAGCAAAGGTTTTAGTCTTTAGGTATGTCAGCTGTATTTTTCTGTTTATGTTGTTGAATAAAGGCAAACCATTTCCAGCGATAATGGGGTGAATACAAATTTGATATTCGTCTATAAGGTCGCTTTTTGTCAATGCAACAATTAGACTAGGACTACCTATCAAAATATCTTTGCCCGGTAGTTGTTTAAGCGCCAGAATCTCGTCAACGATAGTTCGCTTTGCCAGTCTTGCACTATCCCAATCCAGATTTTTTAGGGTTCGTGAAAAGACGACTTTCGGTATAGTGTTCATGACATGCGCAAATTCGTCTGAGGATTTATTACCACTAGAGGTTGTTAGGAAGGCCCGCCAATATTCCATGAGCTGATAGGTTATCCTGCCATATAATATTGTATCAGACTCTCGTAATAAGTCGGTATAATGTTGATGAATTTCATCATCAGGAAGCATTAAAGTATGATCGCAAAAGCCGTCTAGGCTCATATTAATCGCCGCTATTACTTTTCTCATATCGTGCTTTATATTTCTATTCACTGAATTTACGAAAAAGCAGGGGACTGTTAACTTTTGATAGAAAATAATTTGGGCATTAACCAATTACTGATGATTGAGACAGATAGCCATGTTATGGGAAATTGGGGAGCTTATTCGTCTACAATAGTTAAGTTGCTGACTACTTCGAAAGTTGAGACGTGGTAATCGTCTCCAAAAAATAGACCATTGATGTAATGTTGAATTGGGTAAAAAAGGTCTATCGGAATACCTTTATAGAAAGTTTTGAAATCGTTTGGAATAGAATAAGCATGATTATACCTTCCCTTGCCGAGACTGATACCACCTATTTTTTTTAGGTAGCCAGTTATTTTGTGTTTAGAGGAATTGGAAAACTGTTCACTTGTTTCCAGGAAATAATCCTGAATATAAAAATTTCTTATATTTTTCAATTTGATTGCGGAGGTTTTATCCAGTTTTATCCTTCGCGAATAGGATATATCAGTTAAAATGCACGTTGCTTTCTGCACTGTCGAAACATCAATAAAATAATCTCCATCGACCAATAGATGCTTACTATCTTTATAGATGCCCAGGATCATCTCGTTGATTTCTCTATCAGAATAATCCATTATATTTGAAGATCTCCCAAACTTTTCGAATTGCAGTCCGCTATCTTTGACATTTTTCCTGATTTTATTTAGCTCATATTGCTGAAAAGTCCTTATTTTTTCCATATCCGTTGCGCATTATATTTAGCACTTTAAAGATAATTTTAAAACTTTGCTTTCAATCTCTTTACAGGCATCTAATTGCAATTTGAATCAAATCTAATTTAACAGTACGCTAACGCTTAAGTAACAAATCACCCAATATTGGGGTGATTCTGCTATTAAAAATCAAATTCTCTGGAGGTCATACGACCCTGACCGTTCAGGTCTATTCGGTGGGGGGATAGTTCCAAAACCCCATAAGCATTTTCATTGTTGGTTTCGATCATTCCCTCAAGTGTAATCATGGGAATCCCTTTATAGTTAGCAAAGTTACCAGGATGATGATGTCCCGAGATAACTGCTTTCACACCAGGGTATTTTTCTATTATGGCCAATATATCCCTGTTATTGAGTGTTTCAAGTCCGTTTTCTGGAAATAAGGGATGATGGGTGAAGATGATCACACTCTTAGCATCTTTTTCTGCTTTTTTTAGCTGTTTTTCCATCCATGCAAGTTGTTGTGTGCTGATGCCACCATTCCATAGCTGTGTATTTTTCCGTTCCTTGAGTTTCAGCTGGTTATTTAATGCTTGCCAAGCAGCGCGCTCAGCTGAAGCTTCTGATGTTGCGTATTCGCTGAGTTCATTGGTGTTAAGGAGAATAAATAACCAATTACCTTTTTCTATGATATAGTAAGGGGCGGGCATGCGATAGGCCTTGTAGAGTGTGGCACCGTCTTTCACATCGACATAATCATGGTTGCCCAGTAAATTGTAAACTGGTGTATTGAGTTTGTACAGATGCTGCAAGGCCGGAGCCAAATCTTTTGTCCCCACATCGACTAAATCTCCTACCATAACCGTAAAATCCACGCCAGCTGCATTTATTGCTGTCGTTGCTGAATTTAATTTCGAAAGTGAATTGCGGTAAAATCGACTCCCTTTGGTGTTCTGATCAGCATATTGTGGGTCTGCAATTAAACCTATTTTCAATGGAGCATTCTTTTGTTGGCCAAGGCTCACACCATGTAAGAGGACAAGTAAAAGGGAGAATACTAAAATTTTAATTTTCATTCTGGATTATTTTAGATTTTGCATGCCATAGGGCATCTATTGGTTATATTCCTAATTAGTTGTTAAGCTTTTCGAAATAGATGCCATTAGGCTTATGTCTCGAAAACGAACTGATTAGACCACTGATTTTAATTTTGGTTCTTTTGCTTAATCGGTGGTTCTTACAAACATACGTGATTTTTTTACGTTTAAAAGTAGAAATTAATAGCAATCGATTGCATAAAATTCAGAAAACCATGGTGCTACACTGGATATCCATTATTTAGATGATGGTATTTGCTCGTCATAATTTCGCATGATATAATAGAAATACGCAATCATTTTCATATAGTTTTCGATACTGATATATTCATTGGTACTGTGCATGCTTTGCTGTTCGGAATGATTGATTTTGATTGGCATAAATCGGTAAATATTCTTGCTGAGCTCTTGGTATTTGATGGCATCTGTACCACCAACGGTCAGGTATGGTGTGACAATAAGGTCAGGGTATAACTTTCGAATGGAGGCTTCCATCATCTGATACGCTTTCGTATCAATAGAAGATACACTGGAGGCCTCCCGGGCATTATCAACCTGTTCTATTTCGACATCAAAACCGGCTGTCGCTTTCTTAACGTGTGCTTGAACTTCCTGAATTGTATTTTCAGGCAATAGTCTAAAATTGACAACAAATTCGACTTCTGGTGACAGTACATTGGGGGCATCGCTGCCTTTCATCATCGTCAGCGCTGTCGTGGTGCGTACCAAGGCGTTGGTAGAATGATTTTTAGTTAACTGGGCAAGTAGGATAGGTTCCATCAACCATCTATTTGCTATCGCAAGGCGCGAAACAAAAGGCATTGAACCACCTATCTGCTGAAAAAAACGCTGAATAAGTGGACTGATCATCGGTTTCATCTGCTGTTCTTCGAGTCGTTGCATGATCACCGCGGCTTTGCCAATGGCAGTTTCAGACGGCGGCATAGATGAATGTCCACCTAGACCTTTAACTTTGATCTTTAAAGACAGGAACCCCTTTTCAGCACAGCCAATTAGTGCTACATCTGAATTTATTCCATTAACAGATCCTTTCTCCAGAATGAGTCCTCCTTCATCGTAAACAGCTTCAAATCGTAGCCC
The window above is part of the Sphingobacterium sp. ML3W genome. Proteins encoded here:
- a CDS encoding dihydrofolate reductase family protein, encoding MRKVIAAINMSLDGFCDHTLMLPDDEIHQHYTDLLRESDTILYGRITYQLMEYWRAFLTTSSGNKSSDEFAHVMNTIPKVVFSRTLKNLDWDSARLAKRTIVDEILALKQLPGKDILIGSPSLIVALTKSDLIDEYQICIHPIIAGNGLPLFNNINRKIQLTYLKTKTFAGGATILYYRPTPQ
- a CDS encoding metallophosphoesterase, producing the protein MKIKILVFSLLLVLLHGVSLGQQKNAPLKIGLIADPQYADQNTKGSRFYRNSLSKLNSATTAINAAGVDFTVMVGDLVDVGTKDLAPALQHLYKLNTPVYNLLGNHDYVDVKDGATLYKAYRMPAPYYIIEKGNWLFILLNTNELSEYATSEASAERAAWQALNNQLKLKERKNTQLWNGGISTQQLAWMEKQLKKAEKDAKSVIIFTHHPLFPENGLETLNNRDILAIIEKYPGVKAVISGHHHPGNFANYKGIPMITLEGMIETNNENAYGVLELSPHRIDLNGQGRMTSREFDF
- a CDS encoding M20/M25/M40 family metallo-hydrolase, whose protein sequence is MKKLLLVLLLLLIVIFVGLLINTLLFPFAKTKKYDAQAFQPISNDSILSRLAGGIKIPSVSNGDPNLFAYAPFDTFKQYIAASYPLIHQQLEIYTVHSYGLVFKLKGSNSNLLPLLFLSHYDVVPPGSAEIKNKSEHVFRPSDKPLPPVTTIAEDWDYAPFSGAVADGRIYGRGTLDMKGMLFSLLEAMQKILLDKERPQRDIYFAFGFDEEVGGELGASKIATDFKRKGLRFEAVYDEGGLILEKGSVNGINSDVALIGCAEKGFLSLKIKVKGLGGHSSMPPSETAIGKAAVIMQRLEEQQMKPMISPLIQRFFQQIGGSMPFVSRLAIANRWLMEPILLAQLTKNHSTNALVRTTTALTMMKGSDAPNVLSPEVEFVVNFRLLPENTIQEVQAHVKKATAGFDVEIEQVDNAREASSVSSIDTKAYQMMEASIRKLYPDLIVTPYLTVGGTDAIKYQELSKNIYRFMPIKINHSEQQSMHSTNEYISIENYMKMIAYFYYIMRNYDEQIPSSK